One Hypomesus transpacificus isolate Combined female chromosome 21, fHypTra1, whole genome shotgun sequence genomic region harbors:
- the LOC124483429 gene encoding caspase b-like isoform X1, whose protein sequence is MATFMLLKTLDELDSVQLKKFQWHLCQGGGSFEGIPRGRMEKQDRQDTVDLMVTKWPEEAVAITLEILRAMGQNNLAGRLEVQSREGAKAAVAPSSSPRSVSSSAPPSTHVTNTAQNGAMVFNPTFAGSSIGGGVSITINHPPPHLQLNRSDDVSLKSQRQVQTLLEEITSLH, encoded by the exons ATGGCCACCTTTATGCTGTTGAAGACCCTGGATGAGTTGGACTCGGTGCAGCTGAAAAAGTTCCAGTGGCACCTCTGCCAGGGGGGAGGCAGCTTCGAGGGGATCCCCAGAGGCCGGATGGAGaaacaggacagacaggacacagtaGATCTCATGGTGACGAAGTGGCCGGAAGAAGCAGTGGCCATCACTCTGGAGATCCTGAGGGCGATGGGTCAGAATAATCTAGCAGGGCGACTGGAGGTCCAAAGCAGGG aaGGAGCAAAAGCAGCTgtggccccctcctcctctccccgcaGCGTCTCCTCTTCTGCGCCTCCTTCTACTCATGTCACCAACACAGCCCAGAATGGAGCCATGGTCTTCAACCCTACATTCGCTGGCTCCAGTATCGGTGGAGGAGTGTCAATAACAataaaccacccccccccccacctccagctAAACCGTAGCGATGACGTCTCTCTTAAAAGCCAGAGGCAGGTTCAGACCCTCCTGGAAGAGATCACTTCACTGCattaa
- the LOC124483429 gene encoding caspase b-like isoform X2, with protein MATFMLLKTLDELDSVQLKKFQWHLCQGGGSFEGIPRGRMEKQDRQDTVDLMVTKWPEEAVAITLEILRAMGQNNLAGRLEVQSRA; from the exons ATGGCCACCTTTATGCTGTTGAAGACCCTGGATGAGTTGGACTCGGTGCAGCTGAAAAAGTTCCAGTGGCACCTCTGCCAGGGGGGAGGCAGCTTCGAGGGGATCCCCAGAGGCCGGATGGAGaaacaggacagacaggacacagtaGATCTCATGGTGACGAAGTGGCCGGAAGAAGCAGTGGCCATCACTCTGGAGATCCTGAGGGCGATGGGTCAGAATAATCTAGCAGGGCGACTGGAGGTCCAAAGCAGGG CTTAG
- the LOC124483403 gene encoding protein GPR108, with the protein MAPNLGGVSVVFGPTLLVLLLAYCEARIHHLSLKNDSRFIIHLNTFGFYTNGTLDVNLRSLRLPNKLVDYTKNPVGFSLSKSRVNGVLSYTAEETATCPLTLTKPTNDEPLILFIFDVDNLRVHVKSYGDQDSLLKARMKPTETPATTETGGARRRREGNVAAPTAQGKQEVKQEVKQEVKEEVKEEVKEEVKEEVKEEVKKEVKEADTAIQLGKMKEVNLDLQKTNDSYSFKFRMTIGSLTEGLYNLNFHYCNNLKPGVDLQYSLQVEVTEKNPGGYLSAAEITLPRLYISMAAVFFTAALVWVYTLMKHRYSVFKIHWLMAALAFTKAISLVFHSINYHFINTEGHPIEGWAVMYYITHLLKGALLFITLALIGTGWAFVKYILSDKEKKIFMIVIPLQVLANVAYIIIESTEEGTSEYGLWKEVLFLVDLICCGAILFPVVWSIRHLQEASSTDGKAAMNLEKLKLFRHYYVMIVCYIYFTRIIAILLKVTVPFQWQWCYEFLVEVSTLVFFVLTGYKFRPASNNPYLQLPLDEEDVEMDEVVTESGALEGVSKVKKTSNGRERQRESTL; encoded by the exons ATGGCTCCGAATCTAGGAGGCGTTTCGGTAGTTTTCGGTCCAACGTTGCTCGTGTTATTACTGGCCTATTGCGAGGCAAGAATACATCATTTGTCTCTGAAG AACGATAGTCGATTTATCATTCACCTCAACACCTTCGGTTTCTATACCAATGGGACACTAGATGTCAACCTGCGCTCTCTGCGGTTACCGAACAAACTCGTGGACTACACCAAAAACCCG GTGGGCTTCAGTCTTTCGAAGTCTCGCGTAAACGGAGTCCTGTCATACACT GCGGAGGAGACGGCGACATGTCCGCTAACACTCACAAAACCCACCAACGACGAGCCCCTCATCCTCTTCATATTCGATGTCGACaatctcag ggtccATGTGAAGTCTTATGGGGATCAGGACAGCCTGCTGAAAGCCAGGATGAAGCCAACAGAGACCCCTGCGACAACAGAGACTGGag gcgccaggaggaggagagagggaaatgtcGCTGCCCCCACCGCTCAAGGGAAGCAGGAGGTGAAACAGGAGGTGAaacaggaggtgaaggaggaggtgaaggaggaggtgaaggaggaggtgaaggaggaggtgaaggaggaggtgaagaaggaggtgaaggaagctgatactgccATCCAG TTGGGGAAGATGAAAGAAGTGAACCTCGACCTGCAGAAAACCAACGACTCCTACAGCTTCAAG ttccGCATGACAATTGGCTCATTGACCGAGGGCTTGTACAACCTCAACTTCCATTACTGCAACAACCTGAAGCCTGGGGTAGACCTGCAGTACTCACTCCAG gTGGAAGTGACAGAGAAGAACCCAGGAGGGTACCTGTCAGCAGCAGAGATCACTCTGCCTCGCCTCTACATCAGCATGGCTGCTGTCTTCTTCACCGCAGCCCTGGTCTGGGTCTACACACTGATgaagcacag GTACAGTGTGTTCAAGATCCACTGGCTGATGGCGGCTCTGGCCTTCACCAAGGCCATCTCCCTGGTCTTCCACAGT ATCAACTACCACTTCATCAACACAGAGGGACACCCCATAGAGGGCTGGGCTGTCATGTACTACATCACTCACCT GCTGAAAGgagccctcctcttcatcactctGGCGCTGATTGGGACGGGCTGGGCCTTCGTCAAATACATTCTGTCAGACAAGGAGAAGAAGATCTTCATGATTGTCATCCCCCTGCAG gtgcTGGCCAACGTGGCCTACATCATCATCGAGTCCACGGAGGAGGGCACCAGTGAGTACGGCCTCTGGAAGGAGGTGCTCTTCCTGGTCGACCTCATCTGCTGCGGGGCCATCCTCTTCCCTGTCGTCTG GTCCATCCGACACCTACAAGAGGCCTCTAGCACTGATGGGAAAG CTGCCATGAACCTGGAAAAGCTGAAGCTCTTCAGACATTACTACGTGATG ATCGTGTGTTATATCTACTTCACCAGGATCATAGCCATCCTACTGAAGGTCACCGTACCTTTCCAGTGGCAGTGGTGCTACGAG tTCCTGGTGGAGGTGTCTACGCTGGTCTTCTTTGTGCTGACAGGATACAAGTTCCGTCCTGCTTCTAACAACCCCTACCTCCAGCTGCCCTTGGACGAGGAGGACGTGGAGATGGACGAAGt aGTGACAGAGTCAGGGGCTCTGGAGGGCGTCTCTAAAGTCAAGAAGACCTCTAACGGCCGCGAGCGTCAGAGAGAATCCActttgtga
- the LOC124483748 gene encoding heme-binding protein 2-like — translation MLIFSGLVVWALMVTAESGIGPSTNSSFCTESRECLEYELVCKTDQYEVRHYSPTRWVSTDAEAYFLGVGAAMAFRRLFQYITGANHLGLQMEMTAPVLVRVPEETRVWEPAVYTLNFLLPLAYQDNPPSPTNEKLYFTDMPDLDVYVRGYGGWMLSVSSRLHAHLLSQQLQLLHAPYNLSYHYGVGYDSPLKLLNRHNEVWYVAEGEVVCNDSQEPTSTPPPSDTPTHTPTHTPSHTPSDTPTHTPTQKPSDTPIHTPTHTLSDTPSHTPTDTPTRTPSQSAANSPMPFPSHPPVSDPSSDQPVSDTAAWTTPDP, via the exons AT GTTGATTTTCTCAGGGTTAGTGGTGTGGGCTCTGATGGTTACAGCTGAGAGTGGCATCGG ACCCAGCACAAACTCTAGTTTCTGCACAGAGTCGAGAGAATGTCTGGAGTATGAGCTAGTGTGCAAAACTGATCAATATGAG gtacGCCACTACAGCCCTACACGCTGGGTGTCCACAGATGCGGAGGCCTACTTCCTGGGTGTGGGAGCAGCCATGGCCTTTAGACGACTCTTCCAGTACATCACTGGAGCCAACCATCTAG ggctccAGATGGAGATGACCGCCCCGGTGCTGGTCAGAGTTCCCGAGGAGACCAGGGTCTGGGAGCCTGCCGTCTACACCCTCAACTTCCTGCTTCCATTAGCCTATCAGGacaaccctccctcacccaccaATGAGAAG ctgtacTTCACAGACATGCCAGACCTGGATGTGTACGTGCGGGGCTACGGCGGCTGGATGCTGTCGGTCTCCTCCAGACTCCACGCTCACCTGCTCTCTCAGCAGCTGCAGCTCCTGCACGCGCCCTACAACCTGTCCTACCACTACGGAGTGGGCtacgacag tcccCTGAAGTTGCTAAACAGACACAACGAGGTGTGGTATGTCGCAGAGGGAGAAGTTGTGTGCAACGACTCACAAGAACCAACgtccacaccccccccctcagacacccctacacacactcctacacacactccttcacacacaccctccgacacacctacacacacacctacacaaaaaCCCTCCGATACCcctatacacacacctacacacacactttctgacACTCCATCACACACCCCCACCGACACCCCTACACGCACACCGTCCCAGTCCGCAGCTAACTCCCCAATgcccttcccctcccacccacc CGTGTCTGACCCCTCTTCTGACCAGCCAGTGAGCGACACAGCTGCCTGGaccacccctgacccctga
- the LOC124483406 gene encoding loricrin-like, with translation MSSGGGLVGLSSGGGGAVTMKSGSSYSSSSGGAMMSSGGAALSGLASSVTSSGGGATIVRSSRTEISSSIGSSDTALITSSGVVGAVTMSSGDSALSGLGSSVMSSGGGAAVVVKSSVTEVSSSALGGEAGGLATMTSSGGAALAPGGGEVVDISVVTMSSSSEVSSGMSAGGTVMSSGGVVMESGTAMLESAGGAVMSSGGAGLVSGEIVQSSAVEFSSSSFSSSSSGGEVVMSSGGAGGAAMSMASGGGALMSGGSAEMSSGSAILSGGGLEMMSSDSAILSGGGLEMMSSGGGMVMDGGSVVMSSGGGLMSSGGSMVMDGGSVVMSSGGGLMSSSGSMVMDGGSVVMSSGAGLMSSSGSMVMDGDSVVMSSGGGLMSSGGGMVMDGGSVVMSSGGGLMSSGGGMVMDGGSVVMSSEGGLKSSGGGMVMDGGSVVMSSGGGLMSSGGGMVMDGGSVVMSSGGGLMSSGGGMVIDGGSAVMSSGGVMSNSSSSSSSFSVGGTVSSGEIIMTTAQ, from the exons ATGTCATCAGGGGGCGGACTGGTGGGCTTGTCTTCgggcgggggcggggccgtGACGATGAAGTCTGGCAGCTCCTACAGCTCTTCTTCGGGTGGGGCGATGATGTCATCCGGAGGCGCCGCACTGTCCGGGTTGGCCTCCTCTGTGACGTCATCAGGGGGCGGGGCTACGATCGTCAGGTCCAGCAGAACAGAGATTTCCTCTTCCATTGGCTCAAGTGACACCGCGTTGATTACGTCATCAGGAGTCGTCGGGGCTGTGACAATGTCATCAGGAGACTCCGCCCTATCTGGCCTGGGCtcctctgtgatgtcatcaggggGCGGGGCTGCAGTTGTTGTCAAGTCCAGTGTCACGGaggtctcctcctccgccctcggTGGCGAGGCTGGTGGGCTGGCCACGATGACATCATCAGGAGGCGCCGCGCTAGCGCCTGGGGGCGGGGAGGTGGTAGACATCTCCGTGGTGACCATGTCCAGCAGCTCAGAAGTCTCTTCCGGAATGTCCGCTGGAGggactgtgatgtcatcag GTGGAGTCGTGATGGAGAGTGGAACAGCCATGCTTGAGTCTGCTGGTGgggctgtgatgtcatcaggcgGTGCTGGCTTGGTATCAGGCGAGATTGTGCAGTCCAGCGCAGTCGAGTttagctcctcctccttcagtaGCTCCTCCTCCGGCGGTGAGGTGGTGATGTCATCAGGAGGCGCCGGAGGAGCAGCGATGTCGATGGCATCCGGAGGAGGGGCCTTGATGTCTGGAGGCTCCGCTGAGATGTCATCAGGCAGCGCTATCTTGTCTGGTGGGGGCTTGGAGATGATGTCATCAGACAGCGCTATCTTGTCTGGTGGGGGCTTGGAGATGATGTCATCAGGTGGTGGGATGGTGATGGATGGGGGCTctgttgtgatgtcatcaggaGGCGGCCTGATGTCATCAGGTGGTAGCATGGTGATGGATGGGGGCTctgttgtgatgtcatcaggaGGCGGCTTGATGTCATCAAGTGGTAGCATGGTGATGGATGGGGGCTctgttgtgatgtcatcaggaGCCGGCTTGATGTCATCAAGTGGTAGCATGGTGATGGATGGGGACTCTGTTGTGATGTCTTCAGGAGGTGGCCTGATGTCATCAGGTGGTGGAATGGTGATGGATGGGGGCTctgttgtgatgtcatcaggaGGCGGCCTGATGTCATCAGGTGGTGGAATGGTGATGGATGGGGGCTctgttgtgatgtcatcagaAGGCGGCCTGAAGTCATCAGGTGGTGGAATGGTGATGGATGGGGGCTctgttgtgatgtcatcaggaGGCGGCCTGATGTCATCAGGTGGTGGAATGGTGATGGATGGGGGCTctgttgtgatgtcatcaggaGGCGGCCTGATGTCATCAGGTGGTGGAATGGTGATAGATGGGGGCtcagctgtgatgtcatcaggagGCGTCATGTCCaacagctcctcctcttcctccagcttcTCAGTGGGAG GCACGGTCTCCAGTGGGGAAATCATAATGACAACAGCACAGTGA
- the LOC124483749 gene encoding keratin, type I cytoskeletal 18-like: MAETRTTDLAQAMADIRAEYEAVVESNRRQAEGWYMTQVEMKKAQVMEVVNSESSDMSEGRNHATALQIELEAFYMANANLDDRLSEVGLQFHQRLVSGSKLVSGLEQELASLREGAQRQAQDYQMLLDIKSRLEVEITTYKQLLEGAGGVAGGVAGGVAVG; the protein is encoded by the exons ATGGCAGAGACCCGCACCACAGACCTGGCCCAGGCCATGGCCGACATCCGTGCCGAGTACGAGGCCGTGGTGGAGAGCAACCGCCGCCAGGCCGAGGGCTGGTACATGACCCAG GTAGAGATGAAGAAGGCTCAGGTGATGGAGGTTGTGAACTCTGAAAGCTCAGACATGAGCGAGGGACGGAACCATGCCACGGCCCTGCAGATTGAGCTGGAGGCCTTCTACATGGCA aatGCCAACCTGGATGATCGTCTGTCGGAGGTGGGTCTGCAGTTCCACCAGCGCCTGGTGTCGGGGTCTAAGCTGGTGTCggggctggagcaggagctGGCGTCCCTGAGGGAGGGTGCTCAGCGGCAGGCTCAGGACTACCAGATGCTGCTGGACATCAAGAGCCGCCTGGAGGTGGAGATCACCACCTACAAGCAGCTGCTGGAGGGAGCCGGGGGGGTGGCCGGGGGGGTGGCCGGGGGGGTGgccgtgggg
- the LOC124483750 gene encoding calmodulin-regulated spectrin-associated protein 3-like has product MVDANVMKKTFTVPEIKPLDQYDFNRAKVCASVRWLLAKSYGSAENVPADLREPVLIGQELQAGVSVLLLSPDLYWRAHSQLHLRGVSQGPGQGPGGVSKGPGQGPGGVSQGVVQGGDHVALLQLLASRGHAPRDQDRPVTVEDLQHTPIKTRAHLALIDALMSLAAMETVGRVKMAAEAEQIGGGSPWENALLFWVNRLNQRLRESTEDDDDKTQTCTDLQPAQPAIRYRKDKVQSKLTPTFPLVSGVKDLSNGCAIAAVLHYYCPSRLPLEDVCLKDTMSVADSLYNLQLIRTFCCGTLQGCCPLAVEDLLYAPPTLHMPLGC; this is encoded by the exons aTGGTGGATGCTAATGTGATGAAGAAGACGTTCACGGTACCGGAGATAAAACCTTTGGACCAGTACGACTTCAACCGAGCCAAGGTGTGCGCGAGTGTCCGATGGCTGCTGGCAAAGTCCTACGGGTCTGCAG AGAACGTTCCGGCAGATCTCCGGGAGCCGGTGCTGATTGGCCAGGAGCTCCAGgctggtgtgagtgtgttgctGCTCTCCCCCGACCTCTACTGGAGGGCCCACAGCCAGCTGCACCTCCGCGGGGTCTCCCAGGGCCCGGGGCAGGGGCCGGGCGGGGTCTCCAAGGGCCCGGGGCAGGGGCCGGGCGGGGTCTCCCAGGGTGTGGTGCAGGGGGGCGACCATGTGGcgctgctgcagctgctagCCTCCAGAGGCCACGCCCCCCGCGACCAGGACAGGCCTGTCACTGTGGAGGACCTGCAACACACGCCAATCAAGAcg CGAGCTCACCTGGCCCTGATTGACGCGCTGATGTCATTGGCTGCCATGGAGACGGTGGGCAGGGTTAAGATGGCAGCGGAGGCGGAGCAGATAGGGGGTGGGTCTCCATGGGAGAACGCCCTCCTCTTCTGGGTCAACcgg ctgaaccagagattgagggagagcacagaggatgatgatgacaaGACTCAGACCTgcactgacctccagcctgcccAGCCTGCg atccGCTACAGGAAGGACAAGGTCCAGTCCAAACTgacccccaccttccccctggTGTCTGGGGTGAAGGATCTGTCTAACGGCTGTGCTATCGCTGCTGTGCTGCACTACTACTGTCCCAGCAGGCTGCCTCTGGagg ACGTGTGTCTGAAAGACACCATGTCGGTGGCTGACAGCCTGTATAACCTGCAGCTGATCAGGACGTTCTGCTGCGGCACTCTGCAGGGGTGCTGCCCCCTGGCTGTGGAGGACCTGCTCTACGCTCCGCCCACCCTCCAC ATGCCTCTGGGTTGTTAG
- the LOC124483431 gene encoding treacle protein-like, with protein sequence MGGGTSKGITLGGRKKEEPAPSTAWNSLKGALSLHKPPQEKKRNSTLLDKLLLEPFKKEGSSQKRFSLAKDGKGPLSIKKLSLNTSKEESKSWRNLGREQKKKKEKEKKQKKKGGKGVFDSVLNYSPPRQRFSLVEVLA encoded by the coding sequence ATGGGGGGGGGCACCTCTAAGGGAATCACattgggggggaggaagaaagaagagCCGGCCCCGAGCACTGCCTGGAACAGCCTCAAGGGGGCGCTGTCCCTTCATAAACCCCcccaggagaagaagaggaacagCACACTTCTGGACAAACTTCTCCTGGAGCCCTTCAAGAAGGAGGGGTCTAGCCAGAAGAGGTTCTCATTGGCTAAGGACGGGAAAGGCCCCCTGTCAATCAAGAAGCTGTCATTGAACACCTCTAAGGAGGAGTCAAAGTCGTGGAGGAACCTGGGGAGGgaacaaaagaagaagaaggagaaggagaagaaacagaagaagaagggaggaaaaGGAGTGTTTGACAGCGTCCTGAACTACTCTCCTCCCAGACAGAGGTTCTCTCTGGTCGAGGTGCTCGCCTGA